The Flavobacterium psychrophilum genome includes a region encoding these proteins:
- the gltA gene encoding type II citrate synthase (type II enzyme; in Escherichia coli this enzyme forms a trimer of dimers which is allosterically inhibited by NADH and competitively inhibited by alpha-ketoglutarate; allosteric inhibition is lost when Cys206 is chemically modified which also affects hexamer formation; forms oxaloacetate and acetyl-CoA and water from citrate and coenzyme A; functions in TCA cycle, glyoxylate cycle and respiration; enzyme from Helicobacter pylori is not inhibited by NADH), translating into MSNTAILEIDGKRYEFPVIVGTENETAIDIDKLRGLTGAITIDPGYKNSGSCKSEITFLDGEQGILRYRGYSIEQLAEKSNFLEVSYLLIFGELPTAAELEKFETNIRKYTLVNEEMKNIIDGFPKNAHPMGVLASLTSALTAFNPKSVDVNNEAEMYEAVCKAVGKFLVIATWTYRKAMGYPLNYYDNTTGYVENFMNLMFSLPTGPYTIDPVIVNALDKLFILHADHEQNCSTSTVRMVGSSHAGLFASISAGVSALWGPLHGGANQAVLEMLEEIQKNGGDADKYLAKAKDKDDPFRLMGFGHRVYKNFDPRAKIIKKAADEVLSKLGVDDPVLAIAKKLEEAALQDEYFKSRNLYPNVDFYSGIIYRAMGIPTEMFTVLFAIGRLPGWIAQWKEMRVNKEPIGRPRQVYTGSPLREFVDVKNR; encoded by the coding sequence ATGTCAAATACTGCAATACTAGAAATTGATGGCAAAAGGTATGAGTTCCCGGTTATTGTAGGAACCGAAAACGAAACTGCTATTGATATTGATAAACTGCGTGGTCTTACCGGCGCTATAACAATAGATCCGGGTTATAAGAACTCAGGGTCATGCAAAAGCGAAATTACTTTCCTTGACGGAGAGCAGGGTATACTTCGATACAGAGGATATTCTATCGAGCAACTTGCTGAAAAATCTAACTTCTTAGAAGTTTCTTACCTGCTTATTTTTGGAGAGCTGCCTACAGCTGCCGAGCTTGAGAAATTTGAAACTAACATAAGGAAATATACTCTTGTTAATGAAGAGATGAAAAATATCATTGACGGGTTTCCTAAAAATGCACACCCAATGGGAGTGCTTGCGTCACTAACAAGTGCACTTACGGCATTTAACCCAAAATCGGTTGATGTTAACAACGAAGCTGAAATGTATGAGGCTGTTTGCAAGGCGGTGGGTAAATTCCTTGTTATTGCTACATGGACATACAGAAAAGCTATGGGTTACCCCCTAAACTATTACGATAATACAACGGGGTATGTAGAAAACTTCATGAACCTGATGTTCTCTCTGCCTACAGGTCCTTACACTATCGATCCTGTTATTGTAAACGCTCTTGATAAATTATTCATCCTTCACGCAGACCACGAACAAAATTGTTCTACATCTACAGTAAGAATGGTAGGTTCATCTCACGCTGGGCTTTTTGCTTCAATATCTGCGGGTGTATCTGCTTTATGGGGTCCGCTTCACGGTGGTGCTAACCAGGCTGTACTTGAAATGCTTGAAGAGATTCAGAAAAACGGTGGCGATGCCGATAAATATCTTGCGAAAGCAAAAGATAAAGATGATCCGTTCCGTCTTATGGGCTTTGGACACAGGGTTTATAAAAACTTTGACCCAAGAGCTAAGATCATTAAAAAAGCAGCTGATGAAGTACTTTCAAAACTTGGTGTTGACGACCCGGTACTTGCAATCGCTAAAAAACTTGAAGAAGCTGCATTACAGGATGAGTACTTCAAATCTAGAAACCTTTACCCTAACGTAGATTTCTATTCGGGAATCATTTACAGGGCTATGGGAATACCAACAGAAATGTTCACTGTTCTTTTCGCAATTGGCCGTCTTCCGGGATGGATTGCACAATGGAAAGAAATGCGTGTTAACAAAGAGCCTATCGGGCGTCCTAGACAAGTGTATACAGGTTCTCCGTTAAGAGAGTTTGTTGACGTAAAAAACAGATAA
- a CDS encoding amidinotransferase, which produces MLHLNVKNETSRLRAVILGTATSNGPTPTESEAYDPKSLEHIKAGTYPVEADMVKEMDALAKVFEKYDVKVYRPEIIQDYNQIFSRDIGFVIDDIFVKANILPDRERELDAIQYVIDQIDPAKVVRPPEEVHIEGGDVMPWNDHIFIGTYKGSDYKDFITARTNIQGVNYIKELFPNKIVKEFDLVKSRIEPRDNALHLDCCFQPIGKDKGVIYKSGFREEADYLYLVDLFGKDNLFHIEREEMYNMTSNFFSIDTNVVVVEKNFHRLKNWLIAQDFIVEEVPYAEIAKQEGLLRCSTLPLIRD; this is translated from the coding sequence ATGTTACACCTTAACGTAAAAAACGAAACATCGCGGCTTCGGGCCGTTATATTAGGAACTGCCACAAGTAACGGGCCAACGCCAACAGAGAGCGAGGCTTACGATCCGAAATCGCTGGAGCACATAAAAGCGGGAACATATCCGGTAGAAGCAGACATGGTGAAAGAAATGGATGCGCTGGCAAAAGTTTTCGAAAAGTATGATGTAAAGGTATACAGGCCTGAAATTATACAGGATTATAACCAGATATTCAGCAGGGATATCGGTTTTGTGATTGACGATATATTTGTCAAAGCAAATATTTTACCGGACAGGGAGAGGGAACTGGATGCTATACAATATGTAATAGACCAGATCGATCCTGCAAAGGTAGTTCGCCCGCCCGAAGAAGTACATATTGAAGGTGGCGATGTAATGCCGTGGAATGACCATATTTTTATTGGTACTTACAAAGGCAGCGATTATAAAGACTTTATTACCGCCAGAACCAATATACAGGGGGTAAATTATATAAAAGAACTTTTCCCGAATAAGATCGTAAAAGAGTTTGACCTTGTTAAATCGAGGATAGAACCAAGAGATAACGCACTGCACCTTGACTGTTGCTTTCAGCCGATTGGTAAAGATAAAGGCGTAATTTATAAGAGCGGGTTTAGGGAAGAGGCAGATTATTTGTATCTTGTAGACTTGTTTGGCAAAGACAACCTGTTTCATATAGAAAGGGAAGAGATGTATAACATGACATCTAACTTTTTTTCGATAGATACGAACGTGGTTGTTGTAGAGAAAAACTTCCACAGGCTTAAAAACTGGCTTATAGCACAAGATTTTATTGTTGAAGAGGTACCGTATGCAGAAATAGCAAAACAGGAAGGTTTACTAAGATGTTCAACATTACCCCTTATAAGAGATTAA
- a CDS encoding amidinotransferase, whose protein sequence is MKQITDTILMIRPVAFRMNEQTAVNNYYQKVIDSLLPESVNAKAQQEFDAFVEKLKAVGVNVVVVDDTTDSDTPDSVFPNNWVSFHENGDVALYPMFAENRRNERREEILDLLEDQGFVIDNIVDYTSAEEDDIFLEGTGSIVLDRANHKAYCALSPRADEELLIEYCEDFEYTPVIFEAYQTVDGERKLIYHTNVMMCIGDTFAIICADCIDDKKERKMVLENLKEDGKEIILLTEAQLNNFAGNMLQVQGADNKSYLVMSDSARQVLTKDQIAKIEKHTEILSSSLDTIEACGGGSARCMMAEIFLLKQ, encoded by the coding sequence ATGAAACAGATTACCGATACTATACTTATGATTCGCCCGGTGGCTTTCAGGATGAACGAGCAAACCGCAGTTAATAATTATTACCAAAAAGTAATAGACAGCCTGCTGCCGGAAAGCGTAAATGCTAAGGCACAACAAGAATTTGATGCTTTTGTTGAAAAGCTAAAAGCTGTAGGTGTTAATGTTGTAGTTGTAGATGATACTACAGATTCCGATACTCCGGATTCTGTTTTCCCGAATAACTGGGTTTCTTTCCATGAAAATGGCGATGTGGCATTATATCCTATGTTTGCAGAGAACCGCCGTAATGAGCGCCGTGAAGAGATTTTAGACTTACTGGAAGATCAGGGGTTTGTTATAGATAATATTGTAGACTATACATCGGCTGAAGAAGATGATATTTTTCTTGAAGGAACAGGGAGTATTGTTTTAGACAGGGCTAACCACAAAGCATATTGTGCTTTATCACCACGTGCAGATGAGGAGCTTCTTATAGAATATTGTGAGGATTTTGAGTATACACCGGTTATATTTGAGGCTTACCAAACGGTAGACGGAGAGCGCAAGCTTATTTATCATACCAATGTAATGATGTGTATTGGCGATACTTTTGCTATTATTTGTGCAGATTGTATTGACGATAAAAAAGAGCGCAAAATGGTGCTTGAAAACCTTAAGGAAGACGGTAAAGAGATTATCCTGCTTACAGAAGCCCAATTGAATAACTTTGCGGGTAATATGCTTCAGGTACAGGGTGCCGATAATAAAAGCTACCTTGTAATGAGCGATTCGGCAAGACAGGTGCTTACTAAAGACCAGATTGCTAAAATTGAAAAACATACAGAAATATTGAGTTCAAGCCTTGATACTATTGAAGCATGTGGTGGCGGAAGCGCACGCTGCATGATGGCTGAAATATTTTTGCTAAAACAATAA
- a CDS encoding Rrf2 family transcriptional regulator — translation MLSKKTKYGLKALIYIAKQGGTAPVLISDISEKEQIPKKFLEAILLDLKKFGILGSKKGKGGGYYLMKDPKTVTAATLIRVLDGPIALLPCVSLNYYEKCDDCPHEEKCSLNRFMAEVRDNTLNVLQQKSLHDLTLL, via the coding sequence ATGCTTTCAAAAAAAACAAAATATGGGTTAAAGGCGCTTATCTACATTGCTAAGCAGGGTGGAACAGCGCCGGTACTTATATCTGATATATCTGAAAAAGAACAGATACCTAAAAAGTTTCTTGAGGCGATTTTGTTAGACCTTAAGAAGTTTGGTATTCTCGGTTCTAAAAAAGGCAAAGGTGGGGGATATTATCTTATGAAAGATCCTAAAACCGTTACCGCTGCTACGCTTATCCGTGTGTTAGACGGGCCTATAGCATTATTGCCATGCGTAAGCCTTAACTATTACGAAAAGTGTGATGACTGCCCTCACGAGGAAAAATGTTCGCTTAACAGGTTTATGGCAGAGGTGCGTGATAACACGCTTAACGTTCTTCAACAGAAGTCGTTACATGATTTAACATTATTGTAG
- a CDS encoding phosphoadenosine phosphosulfate reductase, whose amino-acid sequence MEEKKLQYLNDALEGLQLAEALSFVVGAFEGRKVFSTSFGIEDQVLTHFIAPHANEVEVFTLDTGRQFNETYEVFQRTLTKYPAIKIKTFYPDEQNIADYVNNHGINGFYNSVESRKECCRVRKVVPLQRAITGASLWITGLRAEQSQNREGMQFLEWDEANRLVKFNPLLHFTLKEVEQFTDKYNIPVSSLYKKGYLSIGCAPCTRALLEGEDFRAGRWWWEHGKKECGLHIHSDKNY is encoded by the coding sequence ATGGAGGAGAAAAAATTACAGTATCTAAATGACGCATTAGAGGGTCTACAGCTTGCTGAGGCACTTAGCTTTGTGGTTGGTGCTTTTGAGGGGAGAAAGGTTTTTTCTACCTCTTTTGGTATAGAAGACCAGGTACTTACCCACTTTATTGCACCTCACGCAAACGAAGTTGAGGTTTTTACCTTAGATACAGGCCGTCAGTTTAATGAAACTTACGAAGTGTTTCAGCGAACGTTAACCAAATATCCGGCGATAAAAATTAAAACATTTTATCCTGATGAGCAGAATATTGCAGATTATGTAAATAATCATGGTATCAATGGGTTTTACAATAGTGTAGAAAGCCGCAAAGAATGCTGCCGCGTACGCAAAGTAGTACCCTTGCAAAGAGCCATTACCGGAGCATCGTTATGGATAACCGGGCTAAGGGCAGAACAATCGCAAAATCGTGAAGGAATGCAGTTTTTAGAATGGGACGAGGCTAACCGGCTGGTTAAGTTTAATCCTTTACTGCATTTCACACTTAAAGAAGTAGAACAGTTCACAGATAAATATAATATTCCTGTAAGCAGCCTGTATAAAAAAGGTTATTTAAGTATAGGCTGTGCACCATGTACACGCGCTTTACTGGAAGGTGAAGATTTTAGAGCCGGACGCTGGTGGTGGGAACATGGCAAAAAAGAATGTGGCCTGCATATACATTCTGATAAAAATTATTAA
- a CDS encoding sulfate adenylyltransferase, which produces MTQQLQTHLHTLEDESIYIIREVVAQFQKPVLLFSGGKDSITLARLAQKAFYPAKIPFPFLHIDTGHNFPETIAFRDQLVEELGVELIVRYVQDSIDQKKVQEETGKHASRNALQTVTLLDAIEEFGFDACMGGARRDEEKSRAKERIFSVRDDFGQWDAKKQRPELFNILNGKIHFGENVRAFPISNWTEEDVWNYIAQEGIGLPTIYFAHPRKLVKRDGAFLAHSDYLNLVDSDEIVETIVRFRTVGDMTCTAAFVSEASTIPDIMYENKSSKSSERGARIDDKRSEAALEQRKKGGYF; this is translated from the coding sequence ATGACACAGCAATTACAAACACATTTGCATACGCTGGAAGACGAAAGCATATACATAATCCGTGAGGTTGTGGCACAGTTTCAAAAACCGGTGCTGCTTTTTTCCGGAGGCAAAGACTCTATAACACTGGCAAGACTGGCACAAAAAGCATTTTATCCGGCAAAAATTCCGTTTCCGTTCTTACATATAGATACGGGGCATAACTTCCCTGAAACTATAGCATTTCGTGACCAGTTGGTTGAAGAACTTGGAGTGGAGCTTATTGTGCGTTATGTACAGGATAGTATCGACCAGAAAAAAGTTCAGGAAGAAACCGGCAAGCATGCGAGCCGAAATGCACTGCAAACGGTAACGCTACTTGACGCTATAGAAGAGTTTGGTTTTGACGCCTGCATGGGCGGTGCACGCCGTGATGAAGAAAAATCCAGGGCTAAAGAACGTATCTTTTCGGTGCGTGACGATTTTGGCCAGTGGGATGCTAAAAAACAGCGTCCAGAATTATTTAATATTCTGAATGGTAAAATTCATTTTGGGGAGAACGTAAGGGCATTCCCTATAAGCAACTGGACAGAAGAAGATGTGTGGAATTATATTGCACAGGAAGGCATTGGCCTGCCAACAATATATTTTGCGCATCCACGAAAACTTGTAAAGAGGGATGGCGCTTTCCTGGCACATTCTGACTACCTGAACCTTGTAGACAGCGATGAGATCGTGGAAACTATAGTACGTTTTCGTACCGTAGGCGATATGACCTGTACCGCAGCATTCGTGTCTGAGGCTTCAACGATTCCCGATATTATGTACGAAAACAAATCTTCCAAATCTTCTGAACGTGGTGCCCGTATTGACGATAAGCGATCTGAGGCGGCATTAGAGCAGAGAAAGAAGGGAGGGTATTTTTAA
- a CDS encoding antibiotic resistance protein MarC, whose amino-acid sequence MELFIYIFAALFSVINPLGAVPIFVGLTMSDSMAERSRISFWAAVNVFIILIISFFIGQYVLAFFGISIDALRIAGGFIIVNSGFSLLTGKFSKKRGVNKEVENDAQKRNDIALTPLAIPMLAGPGSISLLIAMYQDYQHFDQQVIACLAMGAVAAVIFLMLRSAHYLSRILGASGIVAISRIIGFIVIAIGVQYISSSVVNILKTIPFK is encoded by the coding sequence ATGGAATTATTTATTTACATTTTTGCAGCATTGTTCTCTGTAATCAACCCGCTTGGTGCAGTGCCAATTTTTGTTGGACTCACTATGAGCGACAGTATGGCGGAACGTTCACGAATATCGTTTTGGGCAGCGGTAAATGTTTTTATAATTCTTATCATCTCTTTTTTTATCGGGCAATATGTGCTTGCCTTTTTTGGAATTAGTATAGATGCGTTAAGGATAGCTGGAGGTTTTATTATCGTTAACTCAGGGTTTTCGCTGCTTACCGGTAAATTCAGCAAAAAAAGGGGTGTAAACAAAGAGGTAGAGAACGATGCCCAAAAAAGAAACGACATTGCCCTTACCCCGCTTGCCATACCAATGCTTGCAGGCCCGGGATCTATATCATTACTTATTGCCATGTACCAGGATTATCAGCATTTCGATCAACAGGTTATTGCCTGCCTGGCCATGGGTGCCGTGGCAGCGGTTATCTTTTTAATGCTGCGCAGTGCACATTACCTTTCAAGAATACTGGGAGCATCTGGTATAGTGGCTATTTCCCGTATAATAGGTTTTATTGTAATTGCTATAGGCGTGCAATATATAAGCAGTTCTGTGGTAAATATTTTAAAGACAATACCCTTTAAATAG
- a CDS encoding CoA-binding protein gives MGTPKKTLVMGASTNPGRYAYKAIKMLERFGHPVVAIGRKEESLDGVKIEKEHVPFDEVDTITLYLNPMNQKQYYDYILSLKPERVIFNPGTENPELYSLLRQNGIDIEVGCTLVMLSINQF, from the coding sequence ATGGGAACTCCAAAGAAAACACTTGTAATGGGCGCCTCCACCAATCCTGGCAGGTATGCTTATAAGGCTATAAAGATGCTGGAACGTTTTGGGCATCCGGTTGTCGCGATTGGTAGAAAAGAAGAAAGCCTGGATGGCGTAAAGATAGAAAAAGAGCATGTGCCTTTTGATGAGGTAGATACAATAACCTTGTATCTTAACCCTATGAACCAAAAGCAGTACTATGATTATATCTTAAGTCTTAAGCCTGAACGCGTTATTTTTAATCCTGGTACAGAAAATCCTGAATTGTACTCGCTGCTAAGGCAAAACGGGATAGATATAGAAGTTGGCTGTACACTTGTAATGCTATCTATAAACCAGTTTTAA
- a CDS encoding sodium:solute symporter codes for MQPITILSIIVIYFGILILISRLVSKKDSSNDTFFKANKNSKWYLVAFGMIGTALSGVTFISVPGEVGAPSGAQFKYFQFILGNAIGFIIIAKVLLPLYYRLNLTSIYGYIESRLGYYSYKTSAMIFLISRTIGSAFRLYLVVIVLQRYVFDAFGIPFWVTVLISLLLIFAYTYKGGLKTIIITDTLQTFFLVSSVFFTIYFICDSLNLSIPEAFETVKNSNYSKIFFFEDFIGSKFHFVKQILGGIFVTIAMVGLDQDLMQKNLSCKNIGEAQKNMFTFTGIFVIINLFFLGVGALLYIYANNNGIAIPTDALGNPRTDLLFPEIAFNYLTIVPSVIFLLGLTAATFATTDSALTALTTSFCVDFLGMDKAENLAKTNNVRTRHFVHVGFSLLMFLVIIVFNVLNNDSVVSMIFRIASYTYGPLLGLYSFGLFMKNYTVKDKMVPFICIASPLITLFISLNSSLFFGNYVFDNELIVVNGLITFLLLLCVSKKVLPIKTGL; via the coding sequence ATGCAACCCATAACCATACTCTCTATAATTGTAATTTATTTTGGCATACTTATTCTTATTTCAAGGCTGGTAAGCAAAAAAGACAGTAGTAATGACACTTTCTTTAAGGCGAATAAAAATTCTAAATGGTACCTTGTTGCTTTCGGTATGATAGGCACCGCCCTTTCAGGAGTTACTTTTATATCGGTACCGGGAGAGGTAGGTGCACCTAGTGGAGCCCAGTTTAAGTACTTCCAGTTTATTTTGGGTAACGCTATAGGATTTATTATAATCGCAAAAGTGCTTCTGCCTTTATATTACAGGTTAAACCTGACTTCTATTTACGGCTATATAGAAAGCAGGCTGGGTTATTACAGTTATAAAACATCAGCAATGATATTTCTCATCAGCCGTACTATAGGCTCTGCTTTTAGATTGTACCTGGTGGTTATTGTTTTACAGCGGTATGTATTTGACGCCTTTGGGATACCCTTCTGGGTAACTGTATTAATATCTCTATTATTAATATTCGCCTATACGTACAAAGGTGGATTAAAAACCATTATCATTACAGATACCTTACAGACCTTCTTTTTAGTGTCATCTGTATTCTTTACCATTTATTTTATCTGCGACAGCTTAAACCTAAGTATCCCCGAAGCTTTTGAAACCGTAAAAAACAGCAATTACTCCAAAATATTCTTCTTCGAAGATTTTATCGGAAGCAAATTCCATTTCGTAAAGCAGATACTGGGTGGAATATTTGTGACTATAGCCATGGTTGGCCTCGATCAGGATCTGATGCAGAAAAACCTGAGTTGTAAAAATATAGGCGAAGCGCAGAAAAACATGTTTACATTTACGGGGATTTTCGTAATCATCAACCTGTTCTTTTTAGGAGTTGGTGCATTACTTTACATCTATGCCAACAACAATGGCATTGCTATACCGACCGATGCTTTAGGCAATCCAAGAACCGACCTTCTTTTTCCTGAAATAGCATTCAACTACCTTACTATTGTACCATCCGTAATATTTCTGTTAGGTCTAACGGCTGCTACTTTTGCCACTACAGATTCTGCACTTACCGCACTTACCACCTCTTTTTGTGTTGACTTCCTGGGAATGGATAAAGCAGAAAATCTTGCCAAAACAAACAATGTAAGAACAAGGCATTTTGTACACGTAGGCTTTTCACTGCTTATGTTCCTTGTAATAATTGTATTCAACGTGCTTAACAACGATTCGGTAGTAAGCATGATATTCAGGATAGCATCATATACCTATGGTCCGCTATTAGGACTATACTCTTTTGGTCTGTTCATGAAAAACTATACTGTAAAAGATAAAATGGTACCATTTATATGCATAGCATCGCCACTCATTACTTTATTCATAAGCCTTAATTCTTCTTTATTCTTCGGAAATTATGTTTTTGATAATGAACTAATAGTGGTAAATGGTTTAATCACTTTTCTGCTATTGCTATGCGTGAGTAAAAAAGTACTCCCCATTAAAACTGGTTTATAG
- a CDS encoding recombinase RecR, with amino-acid sequence MEMSSKLLERAVAEISQLPGIGKRTALRLALHLLKQPTEQTLLLTGALQKMREEIQFCRQCHNISDVEVCQICANTTRERSVICVVEDIRDVMAIENTNLFKGTYHVLGGKISPMDGVGPSQLNITTLVEKVKSGNVKEIIFALSSTMEGDTTNFYIYKQIKEYGVVTSAIARGIAVGDELEFADEVTLGRSILHRVPFENSMRNT; translated from the coding sequence ATGGAAATGTCTTCTAAATTACTGGAAAGGGCTGTTGCCGAAATATCGCAGCTGCCGGGTATAGGCAAGAGAACAGCGCTTAGGCTGGCGCTTCATTTATTAAAGCAGCCAACCGAGCAGACATTGCTGCTTACCGGAGCTTTACAAAAAATGAGGGAAGAGATTCAGTTTTGTAGACAGTGTCATAACATTAGCGATGTTGAAGTGTGTCAGATATGCGCTAATACTACCCGTGAACGTTCTGTTATCTGCGTTGTAGAAGATATTCGTGACGTAATGGCAATTGAAAACACTAACCTTTTTAAAGGTACCTACCATGTTTTAGGAGGTAAGATATCGCCCATGGATGGTGTTGGTCCAAGTCAGTTAAATATAACAACATTAGTGGAAAAAGTTAAAAGCGGTAATGTTAAAGAAATCATTTTTGCTTTGAGTTCTACAATGGAAGGTGATACTACAAACTTTTACATCTATAAGCAAATTAAAGAGTATGGTGTTGTAACTTCGGCGATAGCAAGGGGTATAGCTGTGGGGGATGAATTAGAATTTGCCGATGAGGTAACCCTGGGGAGAAGTATATTGCACCGTGTTCCGTTTGAGAATTCTATGAGGAATACTTAA
- a CDS encoding Vi polysaccharide biosynthesis protein VipB/TviC yields MQNNLQAKILITGGAGFIGSNLCDHFIAKGYQVVCLDNFATGFRKNIQHQLSNPDFTLIEGDIRNMEDCRKAVEGVAYVLHQAALGSVPRSIKDPITTNDVNVGGFLNMLTASRDAGVKRFVYAASSSTYGDSESLPKVEDKIGSPLSPYAITKYVNELYAAIFSKTYGIETIGLRYFNVFGRRQDPAGAYAAVIPKFVMQFMKHESPVINGDGNYSRDFTYINNVLEMNELAMLTQEPDAINTVYNTAFGDRTTLRELVEYLKKYLSEYNIAIKNVDVIYGPERAGDIPHSLASIDKAKRLLNYNPQYSIKQGLEEAVDWYWENLKAD; encoded by the coding sequence ATGCAGAACAACTTACAAGCGAAAATATTAATAACCGGTGGTGCAGGATTTATTGGATCCAACTTATGCGACCATTTTATAGCGAAGGGTTATCAGGTTGTTTGCCTTGATAATTTTGCAACAGGCTTCAGGAAAAATATTCAACACCAATTATCGAATCCTGATTTTACCCTTATCGAAGGCGATATCAGGAATATGGAAGATTGCCGAAAGGCCGTTGAAGGGGTTGCTTATGTTTTGCATCAGGCAGCACTGGGATCCGTTCCAAGGTCAATTAAAGATCCGATAACTACAAACGATGTTAACGTTGGTGGTTTTTTAAATATGCTTACCGCTAGTCGGGATGCAGGCGTAAAACGTTTTGTTTATGCAGCGAGTTCTTCTACTTATGGCGATTCCGAAAGTTTGCCGAAGGTTGAAGATAAAATTGGTAGTCCACTTTCTCCTTATGCAATAACAAAATATGTGAATGAGCTTTATGCCGCTATATTTAGTAAAACATACGGTATTGAAACGATAGGACTGCGCTATTTTAATGTTTTTGGCAGGCGACAAGATCCAGCAGGTGCATACGCGGCTGTCATCCCTAAGTTTGTAATGCAATTCATGAAACATGAAAGTCCGGTAATAAATGGCGATGGCAATTATTCCAGGGATTTTACTTATATAAATAACGTTTTGGAGATGAATGAGTTGGCAATGTTAACTCAAGAGCCTGACGCTATAAATACTGTTTACAATACGGCATTTGGAGATAGGACAACACTTAGAGAGCTTGTAGAATACTTAAAGAAGTACCTTTCAGAATACAATATAGCAATAAAAAACGTTGATGTTATCTACGGTCCTGAAAGGGCAGGAGATATTCCGCACTCGTTGGCAAGTATCGATAAAGCGAAAAGATTACTAAATTACAATCCGCAGTATTCTATAAAACAAGGCCTTGAGGAGGCTGTTGATTGGTACTGGGAGAATTTAAAAGCAGACTAG